A portion of the Glycine max cultivar Williams 82 chromosome 10, Glycine_max_v4.0, whole genome shotgun sequence genome contains these proteins:
- the LOC100781685 gene encoding F-box protein SKIP23 produces MADWSELPKDLLHKISQLLLESPLYLLRFRSVCSSWRSSTPPSPFNPSISLTNTFSLSHRTLLLLNPNSNPNPNPRPRPWLVKLSLDPHASTARLFHPLSRFPMKLPRFALDLFTLPALDLGREFLLTNTRHTRDSLYIEKLVFLPLTHRKDRFALLTIHVSGKLALFRSGEDGWTVIPDMPTPYDDVCVFKGNLYGADSNGRTVRVRPDDGGLTLAAEPVFGGDKKFLVESEGALLLVDMYLSYYSCTQGLFHEDFDEEDVAGMGWERTVKFDVFRLDEEGKKWVELTDLGERVLFLGDDCAFSASAKDLNLGRGNCVAFRDDGLGFNRVLNGMGVFRLDDGKISPLSECAGFSELFCPPPDWVGLQ; encoded by the coding sequence atGGCAGACTGGTCTGAACTCCCAAAGGACCTCCTACACAAAATATCACAACTCCTCCTCGAAAGCCCTCTCTACCTCCTCCGCTTCCGATCCGTCTGCTCCTCATGGCGTTCTTCCACTCCCCCGTCTCCCTTCAACCCCTCAATCTCCCTCACCAACACCTTCTCCCTCTCCCACCGCACCCTCCTCCTCCTCAACCCTAactctaaccctaaccctaacccccgCCCCCGCCCCTGGCTCGTCAAGCTCTCCCTCGACCCACACGCCAGCACCGCGCGTCTCTTCCACCCTCTCTCCCGCTTCCCCATGAAACTGCCCCGTTTCGCCCTCGACCTCTTCACCCTCCCCGCCCTCGACCTCGGCCGCGAGTTCCTCCTCACCAACACGCGCCACACCCGCGACTCCCTCTACATTGAAAAGCTCGTCTTCCTCCCTCTCACCCATCGAAAAGACCGTTTTGCCCTCCTCACGATCCACGTCTCCGGGAAACTCGCCCTCTTCCGCTCCGGCGAGGACGGCTGGACCGTGATCCCCGACATGCCGACCCCCTACGACGACGTCTGCGTCTTTAAGGGCAACCTCTACGGCGCCGACAGTAACGGCCGCACCGTCAGGGTGCGGCCGGATGACGGTGGCCTCACCCTCGCCGCCGAGCCTGTCTTTGGTGGCGACAAGAAGTTCCTCGTGGAGTCCGAGGGCGCGCTGCTGCTCGTCGACATGTACCTCTCCTACTACTCCTGCACGCAGGGTTTGTTCCACGAGGATTTCGACGAGGAAGATGTGGCCGGGATGGGGTGGGAGAGGACGGTGAAGTTTGACGTGTTCAGGCTCGACGAGGAGGGGAAGAAGTGGGTGGAATTGACCGATTTGGGGGAGAGGGTGTTGTTCTTGGGGGATGATTGTGCTTTCTCGGCTTCTGCCAAGGATTTGAACCTTGGGAGAGGGAATTGCGTGGCTTTTAGAGATGATGGGTTGGGTTTTAATAGGGTTTTAAATGGAATGGGGGTTTTTCGTTTGGATGATGGTAAGATCTCGCCCTTGTCGGAGTGTGCCGGGTTTTCGGAGTTGTTCTGCCCGCCGCCGGATTGGGTCGGGTTGCAGTGA